CCTGACCCCTGACCTATAATTGCCTTGACATTGCATATTTCTGTGTGCTTTACTATGCACCATAGAAGGAGGTATTATATGCAGACAGAAACAGTCCGATTGAATGTGACCTTGCCGAGAGATCTGTTGGAATCTCTGAATCAGATCGCCGGGCCTCGGTCCCGCAGCCGCATTATCTCGGAATCCCTTCGGGAGTACATCCGGCAAAAGAAAAAATCTGAACTGGAAAAGCAGATGGAAGAGGGGTATCGCGCCTCGGCAAAAGAGAGCATGGCCCTTGCCGCCGAATTTGAAGCCGTCGATCTGGAGGGATGGGATGAATATTAAAAGAGGCGAAATTTACCTTGCCGCCCTCGATCCCGTGATTGGACGGGAAATAGTGAAAACCCGCCCGGTCGTGGTGGTATCCAACGACACAAACAATGAATTTTCCGGAACGGTGACGATTTTGCCCCTGACCTCGAAAAACCCACAGACCGTCTATCCCTTTGAGGTTTTTCTTTCCAAAGGCAATGCAAATTTACCCAAAGACTCCAAGGTAAAAGCGGACCAGATTCGGACTCTCGACAAGGGAAGAATGGTCAAACGCATCGGCCTCCTGAATCAGAAGGATCTGGACGCCATTGACAAGACCATGAAAATCCACCTGTCTTTACTTTAAAAAATAGGGGCTCTGTCCCAATACTGATCGGAATGGTTATTTCTATCTCCTTAATAGTGTAATGAAGCCGCTGAGACGGTTCGATGCCCTATAACCAGCCCCTAAAACTTTTTTTTACGATTCGTGCATTTTTTGCTGGACTCATCCTTCCTTTTCGGGTATGTTACGGGGCATGGAACAAGC
This genomic interval from Deltaproteobacteria bacterium contains the following:
- a CDS encoding type II toxin-antitoxin system PemK/MazF family toxin; the protein is MKRGEIYLAALDPVIGREIVKTRPVVVVSNDTNNEFSGTVTILPLTSKNPQTVYPFEVFLSKGNANLPKDSKVKADQIRTLDKGRMVKRIGLLNQKDLDAIDKTMKIHLSLL